A genomic window from Parasteatoda tepidariorum isolate YZ-2023 chromosome 10, CAS_Ptep_4.0, whole genome shotgun sequence includes:
- the LOC107437621 gene encoding 5-demethoxyubiquinone hydroxylase, mitochondrial codes for MTAIPMTTYCVLRRGLATRAYQETNAYRRRTLQDRILRVDHAGEFGADRIYAGQMAVLGNTNVGPVIKEMWEQEKEHLQKFEELLPKYRARPSLLLPIWNVAGFVLGAGTALLGKEAAMACTVAVEEVIANHYNNQIRDLMADDPVQNKELLDTIKKFRDDEVHHHDTGLAHDALKAPFYKYLSQTIKAGCIGAVWLAERL; via the exons ATGACTGCGATTCCTATGACCACTTATTGTGTACTTAGAAGAGGATTAGCAACCAGAGCCTATCAAGAAACCAACGCCTACAGACGTCGAACTCTTCAAGATAGAATTTTGAGAGTTGACCATGCTGGAGAATTTGGAGCTGATAGAATATATGCTGGACAAATGGCAGTATTGGGTAACACAAATGTTGGTCCTGTGATTAAGGAAATGTGGGAGCAAGAGAAGGagcatttacaaaaatttgaagaattattgCCCAAATACAGAGCCAGACCGTCTTTACTTTTGCCTATTTGGAATGTAGCTGGATTTGTCCTTGGTGCAG ggACAGCTCTTTTGGGAAAGGAAGCTGCGATGGCCTGCACTGTTGCAGTGGAAGAAGTAATCGCCAACCATTACAATAATCAAATCCGAGATCTCATGGCAGACGATCCTGTTCAGAATAAAGAACTATTGGATACCATAAAGAAGTTTCGAGATGATGAAGTGCATCATCACGATACTGGACTTGCCCATGATGCGTTAAAAGCgccattttataaatacttatcaCAAACAATAAAAGCTGGATGTATAGGCGCTGTTTGGTTGGCTGAACGACTATGA